Below is a window of Aeromonas veronii DNA.
ATAGAGCCAGATCACCCGATAGGGGTCTTCCGGCTGCGCCTCGTAGAAACGCTTCATGTCGGCCGCGGCTAGCTCGGGACGGTTACCGTAATAGAGGGCGATGCCACGGTTGAGATAGGCATAGTCATAGTCCGGCGCCAATTCGAGGGCAGAATCGAACGCATCATAGGCTTCGTCGTAATTCTGCTGCTGTACCAGATAGACGCCGATAAAGTTGTAGGCTTCGGCGAAATCCGGTTTCTCCCGCAGGGCACGGTTGAAATCGAGCCGCGCGAGGGAACGCAGGCCAACCCGATCAAACACCACGGCACGCTCATAGAACAACTCTGCCCGTTGCTCGGTGGTCAATTCCATTTCACTGAGCATCTGACCGAGTCGCGCCAATGCAAGCTCGCTTTGGTAGGAGACCTGCAGGGGGGTCGCCAAAACCAGTGAAGCAGGCTGCGGCTTGGGAACCTTAGGGGTGTTAACCTGACTGCTACTGCTGCACCCCCACATGGGAAGCAACAACAGGATACCAAGGAGGTATCCAATCCCTTTCCTGACGTTCAATGAACACTCCGACGCTTACGCTTGACCCCGCATATGGTAAAGGTCAACTGCCACTTTGTCATGTAGCTGTGCCCCTCTACCTCAAATAAATCAGGATTCGACAGGGTATCCGGCATCGCACCAACCGCAAAAACCGCCGTCCACGCTGATCACCTTGCGATAACCCATCTGTTGCAGGTTGTCCGCCGCCAGAATGGAGCGAAAACCACCACCACAATAGAGGTAGAGCTCGATCTCTGGATCCGGGAACAGGGTCTCGATATCCCGCTCAATCACCCCACGACCAAGATAACGGGCTCCGGGCAGATGGCCCTTGGCCCACTCGCTCTCTTCCCGCACGTCGATCAGATGAAACGTGCGCCCTTCCTCCTGCCAGCGCTTGATCTGGTGAACATCGGTTTCGGTGACGCGGGAGCGGATCCCGTCAACCAGCGCCAAAAAACGGGGATTATGATGCATGGCAAACTCCTGTTGCTTGGATCATGTGTGTCAGCAGACGACACGCAGAGATAAGAAAAGAGCGCCATGAGGCGCTCTTCACTGTTACGGCAGGATTTCCTGTTGGTCCGCACCCTCTTTCTCTACCTGGGTCGGCAGCATGTGCTCGCGCTTGACGCCGAGGAACATGGCAAACGAACTCGCCACATAGATGGAGGAGTAGGTGCCGAACGCCACACCGATCACCATGGCCACGGCAAAGCCGTGGATCAGCGCACCGCCCTTGAGCAGCAGCGCCAGCACCACGACAAAGGTGAGGCCGGAGGTGATGATGGTACGACTCAAGGTCTCGGTCATGGAGAGATCCAGAATGTACTCGGTATCCCCTTTGCGCACCTTGCGGAAGTTCTCCCGCAGGCGGTCGAACACCACAATGGTATCGTTCAGGGAATAGCCCACCAGGGTCATCAGCGCCGCCAGCACGGTCAGGTCGAACTCGTACTGGAAATAAGCGAACACGCCCAGGGTGATCACCACGTCGTGCACCAGGGAGAGAATGCCCCCCAGCGCCAGACGCCATTCGAAACGCACCGCCACATAGGCCAGGATACAGAGGATGGAGGCCAGCATGGCCAGCGCACCGTCTGTCGCCAGTTCGTCACCCACAGAAGGGCCGACGAACTCGACGCGTTTGAGCACTGCCCCCTCGTCGAGCAGCTTGGCTGCCGCCAGCACTTCGTTACCCTGCTCCTCTACCTTGACCCCCTCTTTCGGGGTCAGGCGGAACAGCACGTCACGACTGGAGCCGAAGTGTTGCAGGGTTGCCCCTTCAATCTTCTGCTCATCCAGTATTTCGTGCATTTTATCCAGGCTCACTGACTGCTGGAACCCCACTTCGATGGAGGTACCACCGGTAAAGTCCAGGCCCCAGTTCAGGCCCCGATCAAACAGGAAGAACAGGGCGATCACCATCAGCAGGGAAGAGAAAACCACACCCGGCTTGGCATAGCGCATAAACGGGATCGGTTTTTCAAAATGTAGAATCTGAAACATTTTCTCTATCCTCAGATGGGCAGCTTGTCGATACGCCGTCCACCCCAAGCCAGGTTGATAATGGCGCGGGAAACAGTGATGGCAGTAAACATGGAGGCGGTCAGACCAATGCCCAGCGTCAGGGCAAAGCCCTTGATAGCGCCGGTGCCAATACCAAACAGGATCACGCAAGTAATCAGCGAGGTAACGTTCGAGTCGGCAATGGTGGAGAATGCCCGATCAAAGCCCAGATGGATGGCTTGCTGAACACCGCGACCGTTGCGGATCTCTTCACGAATACGCTCGTAGATCAGCACGTTGGCATCCACCGCCATACCGAGCGTCAGGACGATACCAGCGATACCCGGCAGGGTCATGGTCGCCCCTGGGATCATCGACATGATGCCGACAATCAACACCAGGTTCATACAGAGCGCCAGGTTGGCGACCCAACCGAACGCACGGTAGTAGATCCCCATGAACAGCACGATCACCAGCATGGCCCAGCCGATGGCTTCCATACCGCTGTCGATGTTCTGTTGACCCAGGCTCGGGCCAATGGTGCGCTCTTCCACGATCTGGATCGGGGCGATCAGGGCACCGGCACGCAGCAGCAGCGCCAGGTTGTGGGCTTCGTTGGCGTTATCGATACCGGTGATACGGAACTGGCTGCCAAGGCGTGACTGGATGGTGGCGACGTTGATCACCTCCTCCTGCTTGCGGAACTTGCGCTTGCCATCCGGACCCGGCTGACCGACCGGCTTGTACTCAATGAAGACGGTCGCCATCCCTTTACCGACGTTGTCCTTGGTAAAGTTGGCCATCTTGTTGCCACCCTGGCCATCCAGCTTGATGTTGACCTGGGGACGGCTGTACTCGTCGAAACCGGACTGGGCACCCACGATGTGGTCACCGGTCAGGATCACCCGCTTTTGCAGCACCACTGGACGACCGTTGCGATCGTTGTAGACCTTGGAGCTGGGCGGTACACGGCCGTCAGCCGCGGCCTTGATGTCAGCGGTCTCATCGACCATGTGGAATTCCAGGGTCGCAGTCGCGCCCAGGATCTCCTTGGCGCGGGCGGTATCCTGAATACCGGGCAGTTCAACGACAATGCGCTCGGCACCTTGCTGTTGTACCAGCGGCTCGGCCACACCCAGTTCGTTGACCCGGTTACGGATGATGGTGATGTTTTGCTCGAGAGCGTACTTCTTCACTTCCTTGATCTTGGCTTCGCTCAGGCCAGCCAGCAGGATGAGCTCATCCCCCTTCTGCTCAGTGGTGAAGGTCAAATCAGGGTTCTGACGACGCAGATGAGAAACAGCGCGCTCCTGATCGGCTTCGTCACGGAAGATCACCTGCACCTGATCGCCGACCCGGCGCACGCCGGAGTAACGGATCTTCTGGGTGCGCAGCTCGGAGCGGAAATCCTGCACCATCTGCTCTTGCTGCTTGGTCAGTGCTTCGGCCATGTCCACTTCCATCAGGAAGTGCACACCACCGCGCAGATCAAGACCCAGCTTCAGAGGCGCCGCACCGATGGCTTCGAGCCAGGCGGGAGTGGAAGGTGCAAGGTTGAGTGCGGTAATGAAGTTGTCGCCCAGCTTGTTGGCAACGATATCGCGCGCCTTGAGCTGATCTTCGGTGTTCTTGAAACGGATCAGGATAAAACCGTGCTCGAATGCAGCATGTTTGACCGGGATCTTGGCCGCTTCAAGGGTCTCTTTCACCAGGTCAAGGGTATCGAGCTTGACTTCGGCACCACGGCTGGCAGACACCTGCAAAGCCGGATCTTCGCCGTAAAGATTGGGGGCTGCATATAGAAAACCGATGGCGATCACCAGGATCACCATCAGGTATTTCCACAGCGGATAGCGATTCAACACGCTGTGCTCCTTGGGAGATTAAAGGGACTGGATAGAACCCTTGGGCAGAACGGCAGAAACGAAGTCCTTTTTGATGGTGACTTGAGTCTGGTCGTTCAGGGCGATCACCAGGTAATCGCTGTCTGCAGCCACTTTGGCAATTTTGCCAACCAGGCCACCGGAAGTGAGCACTTCGTCACCCTTGGACAAGGAGGTCATCAGATTACGGTGATCCTTGGCGCGCTTGGCCTGGGGACGATAGATCATGAAGTAGAAGATCAGGCCAAATACGGCCAGCATGATGATCATTTCCATACCACCACTCTGTGCACCCGGAACTGCACCTTCTGCATACGCCTTGGAGATAATGCTCATTTAACAACCTCTTGTTTTGATGTAGATTTGATAACTAACTTATATATCGTTGTTATTTCACGTCTTTTTCAGCTAATGGCGGCACAGGCTTCCCTTGCCGACGGTAAAACTCAGTTACAAAGTCGTCTAATTTACCCTGCTCGATCGCGTCCCGCAAACCTTGCATCACGCGCTGGTAGTAACGCAGGTTATGAATCGTATTCAGACGGGCACCGAGGATCTCGTTGCACTTGTCCAGATGATAGAGATAGCTGCGGGTGTAGTTCTTGCAGGTGTAGCAATCGCAATCGGCATCCAGGGTGCTGGTGTCGTTGCGATACTTGGCGTTGCGGATCTTCACCACGCCATCGGTGGTGAACAGGTGGCCGTTGCGGGCGTTGCGGGTTGGCATCACGCAGTCGAACATGTCGATGCCGCGGCGCACCCCTTCCACCAGATCTTCCGGCTTGCCGACACCCATCAGGTAGCGCGGTTTGTCGGCCGGAATTTTCGGGCAGACGTGCTCGAGGATGCGGTGCATGTCCTCTTTGGGCTCACCCACTGCCAGACCGCCGACCGCATAGCCGTCGAAGCCGATCTCCAGCAGAC
It encodes the following:
- the secF gene encoding protein translocase subunit SecF produces the protein MFQILHFEKPIPFMRYAKPGVVFSSLLMVIALFFLFDRGLNWGLDFTGGTSIEVGFQQSVSLDKMHEILDEQKIEGATLQHFGSSRDVLFRLTPKEGVKVEEQGNEVLAAAKLLDEGAVLKRVEFVGPSVGDELATDGALAMLASILCILAYVAVRFEWRLALGGILSLVHDVVITLGVFAYFQYEFDLTVLAALMTLVGYSLNDTIVVFDRLRENFRKVRKGDTEYILDLSMTETLSRTIITSGLTFVVVLALLLKGGALIHGFAVAMVIGVAFGTYSSIYVASSFAMFLGVKREHMLPTQVEKEGADQQEILP
- a CDS encoding rhodanese-like domain-containing protein encodes the protein MHHNPRFLALVDGIRSRVTETDVHQIKRWQEEGRTFHLIDVREESEWAKGHLPGARYLGRGVIERDIETLFPDPEIELYLYCGGGFRSILAADNLQQMGYRKVISVDGGFCGWCDAGYPVES
- the nlpI gene encoding lipoprotein NlpI, whose protein sequence is MWGCSSSSQVNTPKVPKPQPASLVLATPLQVSYQSELALARLGQMLSEMELTTEQRAELFYERAVVFDRVGLRSLARLDFNRALREKPDFAEAYNFIGVYLVQQQNYDEAYDAFDSALELAPDYDYAYLNRGIALYYGNRPELAAADMKRFYEAQPEDPYRVIWLYLAEQKLDPLAAMSRMRERLNKYDDDAWNWDLVRLYTGEINASQLMGNVVKGVKDNRELAERLCETYFYLGKFELGKGNRKEAISYFKLALSNNVYDFIEHRYALLELELMARKPLPPGAQSARSKSDQPS
- the secD gene encoding protein translocase subunit SecD, whose product is MLNRYPLWKYLMVILVIAIGFLYAAPNLYGEDPALQVSASRGAEVKLDTLDLVKETLEAAKIPVKHAAFEHGFILIRFKNTEDQLKARDIVANKLGDNFITALNLAPSTPAWLEAIGAAPLKLGLDLRGGVHFLMEVDMAEALTKQQEQMVQDFRSELRTQKIRYSGVRRVGDQVQVIFRDEADQERAVSHLRRQNPDLTFTTEQKGDELILLAGLSEAKIKEVKKYALEQNITIIRNRVNELGVAEPLVQQQGAERIVVELPGIQDTARAKEILGATATLEFHMVDETADIKAAADGRVPPSSKVYNDRNGRPVVLQKRVILTGDHIVGAQSGFDEYSRPQVNIKLDGQGGNKMANFTKDNVGKGMATVFIEYKPVGQPGPDGKRKFRKQEEVINVATIQSRLGSQFRITGIDNANEAHNLALLLRAGALIAPIQIVEERTIGPSLGQQNIDSGMEAIGWAMLVIVLFMGIYYRAFGWVANLALCMNLVLIVGIMSMIPGATMTLPGIAGIVLTLGMAVDANVLIYERIREEIRNGRGVQQAIHLGFDRAFSTIADSNVTSLITCVILFGIGTGAIKGFALTLGIGLTASMFTAITVSRAIINLAWGGRRIDKLPI
- the yajC gene encoding preprotein translocase subunit YajC, producing the protein MSIISKAYAEGAVPGAQSGGMEMIIMLAVFGLIFYFMIYRPQAKRAKDHRNLMTSLSKGDEVLTSGGLVGKIAKVAADSDYLVIALNDQTQVTIKKDFVSAVLPKGSIQSL